ACGGTCCGCGAGGAGCGGGAATGTGCAGCCGGTGATGAGGAGCCTGCGACGAAATCACGGGAGTCACTATCCCACCAGCCCGAGAAGAGAGACCAGGGAGACGGTGCGGAGCACGGTCGACCGTCGGCTATCCCGAGACTCGAGGACCAGCGGAGCGGAGGCCGCCACCGAACGCAGTGAGGGCGTCGCCGAAGCGGAGCGACACCAGGGCGCCGGTCAACCTTCCGGAGACCGAGCCCTTATCTGTGGTAAATAGATGATTAATTATGGCCAAAAATGTGTTATCTCCCAAAAATAATCGATTAAAACAGAGATCTTATACCGAGTGCGAGGGATGGGAGGTAGAACGGAGCGTGTAATGCGCCCCGATTGGTGGCCGCGCACATTTTCCCCGCTTTTGATTATTTTTTACACCCAGCCCTGCCCCACACCATTTCGTTTTACAGTTGTGGCAACGAAAAATGGCATGATTTAACCAACATAATCACAAAATATCATCTTTTTCGGTCGATTGAGGAAAGGGAAAATTCGGCGTCAATTTTATGTCACCATAAAATAATCCCCAAACTGGGAATCCTCGCAATTTATTTGAGGAATGATCGGCTTGAGGACTGGCTACCGCAATCTATAATATTGGATTGTGTGCCTTTGACAATCATTCCTCCGATGAAATAGAACAAAATCCAGATGTAAAAAATCATTCAATAAAATTGCAAGAGTTTCCTTGCTATGGTGGCATTCATGAAAGCAAATCCATATTTCATACTTACCATTGCTCTTGTCGTTACATTCTTCACAGTAGGAATCGCTGGGGCTGAAACGCTGGTTGAATCTCCTGTGGCTACGCAACAGGCACCGCAGTCACTAATCGTAATAACCTGGTATCTCGTAGCACTGAACGAGGGCGATGGGTCACTCTCGATTAAGCCCGGAACTATGATCACTGCATTCTTCGATACTCAGGGGGAGGTATCCGGATTGGCAGGGTGCAATCAATATATTGCCTACTATGAAGCAACCACTGCCGGACTTCAAATGGGGCCACCAGCGACTACCAAAATGACCTGTAGTGAACCTGCCGGGGTCATGACCCAGGAGACGGTATACCTGTCCACCCTCCAGGGTGCCGCATCCTATTCCCTCTCTGGAAATACCCTGACCATCAATGACAGCGGGGGAAACGCCCTCCTCACCTATTCGACTGTCCCCCCTGCAATAACCCAAGAAGAACAAAACGAGATTATTGACCTTACATCAAGGATATTCGCAGATACAGACCAGACTTGGACCATCATCTTTGAAGACCATCTGGCTAGAACATATAGCCCCCCGAATCTTGTCGTATTCGAAGATAATGTCAGCACAGGGTGCGGTCAAGTTACAACCGATATCGGGCCACTCTACTGCTCACAAAATCAGACTGTGTATATAGACCTCAATTTTTTAAATGAAATGGAGCAGCTTCTAGATCCCGCTGATTCTGCCTACGCATACGTCATTTCTCATGAGGTTGGCCACCATGTGCAAAATCTCCTAGGTACTCTGCAGTATGTCAACCAGCAACAATCTTTGATAAGTGAAGCCGACGCCGATGCACTATCGGAAGCGGTTGAACTACAGGCCGATTGCTATGCAGCGGTCTGGGCATACCAGGCTCAGTTTGGTGACCTGGTCCTTGAAAGGGGTGACTTGGAAGAGGCACTAAATACCGCAAGCTTCATTGGTTACGACCGGAATGAGACGCAGCCCATGGGATACGTCGTCCCTGATACATTCACGCACGGCACGTCTGCCCAGCGAGTTGACGCATTCAGGAAAGGGATGGATGCTGGACTGTTATCTGACTGCAACTGTGAAGAACTTCCCGAGGTGGATGTTACAGGCAATGGTCCAATCGTCAGATCCCCTCATGCAAATTTTACTGCAAATCAGACGTCTGGGAATTCGCCACTATCAGTACAATTTTCCGATAAATCGACTGGGACACCTCCATTTACGTATTATTGGAATTTTGGAGATGGAAGTGCAATTGCGACAACGGCCAACCCCGTCCATACATTCGTAACGAATGCCAATACTACGTTTGTCGTTAATTTAACCGTATCAAACAGTGCGGGTTCTAGTTCAAAATCAATATCGATTCCTGTTACCGTCCCTCAAACACCCATTCAAGATTCACCTTTTGTTCTTGCCACGGTCTCCAACAGCATCGTTGCCAAGGGTGACGATATGTACATTCGTGGTGTTGCAGAAGGTGATCCCTCACAAGGCGTTGTTATTTGGATTATCGGTAATATCTCTAATTCTTCTTTCATCGGTTACAGCATTGAGTATGTAAACAATGACGGAACCTTTGAGTATGAAATCGACGGGGGTATGACATCAGGTATGACCAGCGGCCAGTACTTCGTCGTCGTTCAGCACCCGATGAACAACGATGTATTCGATGTATACCCCATGGCAGCCGATGGGTACGCCTTCCGATATGTCGTCGGACCTTACCCCACTGCGAACTCGGTCCTCTTCACACTCGAAGGGCCAGGTAGCCTGCCGGGATCTGATGCAGTGAATGCACTAACCGCAGCCCTCGACAATTCGATGGTTGACGATAACTACACCAAGCTCCAGTTCATGATCGAAGTGCCGGAGATCAACATTCACCAGATCCCTGAAGTAATGCTCGGAGACCAGTTCGAGATCGAGGGAACCACCAACCTGGCTGTCGATGACGAGCTTCTTGTTGAGGTCTATTCCTCCTCGTTCGGACCGACTGAAGTCCCCCAAACCGGAATATTCAATGCTTCAGGTACCGTGAATGTTGTCAGGGGAAATGATGGCTTCAACACATGGTCCTTCCCGGTTGACACTACAACCTTCAAGGCCGATGAATATATCGTCAATGTCTCGGCCATTGGCCTCCAGAGTGCCAACCCTGTGACTGCCATAACACTTTTCAACGTAGTTCAATTCGTGCCGACCACCGAGCCAACCACCACACCAATTCCATCAGTTTACGATGCTGACGCTGCTGTGCAATATGCAAAAATATGGGGGGGCGTAAATCGAAATCCAGAATATCATGACTATACTTACGAAGGAGGGGATTGTGCAAACTTTGTTTCTCAATGTCTCATTGCTGGAGGGCTAACATTAGATACATATATTGATAAAAATGGATCAATTATCGGTTGTGATAATCTCAATGCATGGTTAAAGTCAAAAGGATATTACTCAGAAGAAATTTTAAAATCACAGAATCCTTCAGAACCGACCTGGTTTTCGCCGGGAGACATTGCGATTTATGGAAACGCTTCAGATAAATATCAACATGCAATCATCGCTGTCGGGTATGACACAGACAATTTTGTATTATACAATGGTCACACAGAAGATATGATTCAAAAGAGAATCACATATATGTATGGCAATAGAGCTTGGGACCGATGTACGTTTTACCGTTTGAACTCCAGTTCTGTTGTACCGGATTCACCAAAATTAGTAACAGATGAAATAAGTCAAATTGGAACTACATTTGCAATCTTAAAAGGGCATATAGAAAATCCTATTCCTGGGCAAAGCTATGATGTATGTTTTAGGTATGAAGGCGGCTCCGTCCCTAAAACCAAGGTTGGTTATACAACAGTATCAACTGGAAATCCAAATTATGAATATAATTTAACGGGACTGGAATCAGGCACTGCCTATTATTATCGTGCGGTTCATGCCGACTCTCAGGGAACAGGAGAAACTGAGAAACATCCAATCGATGCAGATAATGTCAGAACTTTTTCAACAGAGGATGATACTCAAATAATCCCTTCGGACAACGAAGCACTTGAAGCGTTTCTCGATAACATAAGTCAGCTTGTGGAAAATAATCCTGCATACTTTAATGACGAGTGGGGAATATCAAAAGATCAATATAAAATTGTATTAGCAACCCTTGCTTACGCAGAAGGAGGCAAATTTGGTTATTCGGCTCATAGCAGTACTGTGAGAGAAACCGGTCCGGATTGTTATCAACATATTAATGTTACTGATTTCTATTTCTCGCGAGGAATAGGACCTTTCCAAATAGATTTGCTCAAGGAAACATGGTCGACAATTGAGAAGTTAAATTCAACGGAAACCACAAAAATTACATTAGAAGAGCATAAAAAATTGCTAGGAAACAATGTAAATGACATTAATGATATTCGAACCCTTGCCTCGGTTACTTGGATGGCATATGGGGATGAAACATATTGGGCGGGACAATGGCAATCGTTGACTGGAACAAACTGGTATACAGTCAAAGGGTCAAACAAAGCAAATTC
Above is a genomic segment from Nitrospirota bacterium containing:
- a CDS encoding neutral zinc metallopeptidase, with the translated sequence MKANPYFILTIALVVTFFTVGIAGAETLVESPVATQQAPQSLIVITWYLVALNEGDGSLSIKPGTMITAFFDTQGEVSGLAGCNQYIAYYEATTAGLQMGPPATTKMTCSEPAGVMTQETVYLSTLQGAASYSLSGNTLTINDSGGNALLTYSTVPPAITQEEQNEIIDLTSRIFADTDQTWTIIFEDHLARTYSPPNLVVFEDNVSTGCGQVTTDIGPLYCSQNQTVYIDLNFLNEMEQLLDPADSAYAYVISHEVGHHVQNLLGTLQYVNQQQSLISEADADALSEAVELQADCYAAVWAYQAQFGDLVLERGDLEEALNTASFIGYDRNETQPMGYVVPDTFTHGTSAQRVDAFRKGMDAGLLSDCNCEELPEVDVTGNGPIVRSPHANFTANQTSGNSPLSVQFSDKSTGTPPFTYYWNFGDGSAIATTANPVHTFVTNANTTFVVNLTVSNSAGSSSKSISIPVTVPQTPIQDSPFVLATVSNSIVAKGDDMYIRGVAEGDPSQGVVIWIIGNISNSSFIGYSIEYVNNDGTFEYEIDGGMTSGMTSGQYFVVVQHPMNNDVFDVYPMAADGYAFRYVVGPYPTANSVLFTLEGPGSLPGSDAVNALTAALDNSMVDDNYTKLQFMIEVPEINIHQIPEVMLGDQFEIEGTTNLAVDDELLVEVYSSSFGPTEVPQTGIFNASGTVNVVRGNDGFNTWSFPVDTTTFKADEYIVNVSAIGLQSANPVTAITLFNVVQFVPTTEPTTTPIPSVYDADAAVQYAKIWGGVNRNPEYHDYTYEGGDCANFVSQCLIAGGLTLDTYIDKNGSIIGCDNLNAWLKSKGYYSEEILKSQNPSEPTWFSPGDIAIYGNASDKYQHAIIAVGYDTDNFVLYNGHTEDMIQKRITYMYGNRAWDRCTFYRLNSSSVVPDSPKLVTDEISQIGTTFAILKGHIENPIPGQSYDVCFRYEGGSVPKTKVGYTTVSTGNPNYEYNLTGLESGTAYYYRAVHADSQGTGETEKHPIDADNVRTFSTEDDTQIIPSDNEALEAFLDNISQLVENNPAYFNDEWGISKDQYKIVLATLAYAEGGKFGYSAHSSTVRETGPDCYQHINVTDFYFSRGIGPFQIDLLKETWSTIEKLNSTETTKITLEEHKKLLGNNVNDINDIRTLASVTWMAYGDETYWAGQWQSLTGTNWYTVKGSNKANSLPFTWENFKTKYKENKNSHWYPYADVIKPIGQKYWIIDNKDDIKLDSGKSVIIDKPLDTYHIKAKGDGIEWDYYYCIDEVNGTEIWAYYNPNDNQHHLKSIFWREYISGAYPENIIKNPGVIQKAGKTLNHIVISDKTTSTNVDVALIIDSSGSMTSNDPKNLRKSAAHLFIDLVDDEDKITIVDFDESVTLRQSLIIVAGNREKLKNAVNRVDSIGGTN